In Brachypodium distachyon strain Bd21 chromosome 2, Brachypodium_distachyon_v3.0, whole genome shotgun sequence, one genomic interval encodes:
- the LOC100843158 gene encoding omega-hydroxypalmitate O-feruloyl transferase: protein MKVTRSEPVLVHAAAAATGADEDEECYYLSNLDQHVAVVMKTVHVFSPSGDMGAASGGDPAAVLMEALRRVLVHYYPFQGSLAVNGGRLAVRNDRRGVPFVAADADCELEDVGDVVLAAAPEAAVQGQLVFDIEDAATLLTVQVTRFRCGGFALGVAMNHCLADGVAAAEFLRSWAETARGAPLSVPPFLDRTVLRARPNAGLYAGQEFAEMEDVSGLAALYSSEPRVRRAFAIDAATLARLKQQAGQGCSTFAALTAFVWRATAHAMRMAPEQRTKLLFAVDCRRRLDPPLPRGFFGNAVVFACCVSAAGDLLAEPLSAAARSVRDAIERTDDAFVRSAIGHVEATRARAPPSMTATTLVTAWNRLGFSAADFGWGEAVRSGPAELPREEVVMFVRDARDSGGIVVLLGLPQSCMQAFQDAVRQL, encoded by the coding sequence ATGAAGGTGACGAGGTCAGAGCCGGTGCTCGtgcacgctgccgcagcagcCACCGGCGCTGACGAAGACGAGGAGTGCTACTACCTCTCCAACCTCGACCAGCATGTGGCCGTGGTGATGAAGACGGTGCACGTCTTCAGCCCATCCGGCGACATGGGCGCTGCTTCAGGCGGCGACCCGGCCGCGGTGCTCATGGAAGCCCTGCGCAGGGTGCTCGTGCACTACTACCCGTTCCAAGGCAGCCTGGCCGTGAACGGCGGGAGGCTGGCCGTGCGGAACGACCGCCGCGGGGTGCCCTTCGTCGCGGCGGACGCCGACTGCGAGCTCGAGGATGTCGGGGACGTCgtgttggcggcggcgcccgaaGCCGCGGTCCAGGGGCAGCTCGTGTTCGATATCGAGGACGCGGCGACTCTGCTGAccgtgcaggtgaccaggttCAGGTGCGGCGGCTTCGCGCTCGGGGTCGCCATGAACCACTGCCTGGCGGACGGCGTCGCGGCCGCGGAGTTCCTCCGCTCCTGGGCCGAGACGGCCCGCGGCGCACCCCTCTCCGTCCCGCCTTTCCTCGACCGGACCGTGCTGCGCGCCAGGCCCAACGCGGGCCTCTACGCGGGCCAGGAGTTCGCGGAGATGGAGGACGTGTCGGGCCTCGCGGCCCTCTACAGCAGCGAGCCACGCGTGCGGCGGGCCTTCGCCATCGACGCCGCCACGCTCGCCAGGCTCAAGCAGCAAGCCGGCCAAGGCTGCTCGACCTTCGCCGCCCTGACGGCGTTCGTGTGGCGCGCGACGGCGCACGCCATGAGGATGGCGCCCGAGCAGAGGACCAAGCTCTTGTTCGCCGTCGACTGCAGGCGGCGCCTCGACCCGCCGCTGCCACGGGGATTCTTCGGGAACGCCGTCGTGTTCGCCTGCTGCGTGTCCGCGGCCGGGGACCTCCTCGCGGAGCCGctgtccgcggcggcgcggtcggtcCGGGACGCCATCGAGCGCACGGACGACGCGTTCGTCCGCTCCGCAATCGGCCACGTCGAGGCCACCCGCGCCCGGGCGCCGCCGTCCATGACAGCGACCACGCTGGTCACGGCGTGGAACCGTCTCGGGTTCAGCGCGGCGGACTTCGGGTGGGGCGAGGCGGTCAGGTCCGGCCCCGCGGAGCTGCCGCGCGAGGAGGTGGTCATGTTCGTGCGCGACGCGCGTGACAGCGGCGGCATTGTGGTGCTGCTTGGCCTGCCGCAGTCCTGTATGCAGGCGTTCCAAGATGCGGTGCGTCAGCTCTGA
- the LOC100843460 gene encoding glyoxylate/succinic semialdehyde reductase 2, chloroplastic isoform X1, whose translation MAAAFLLCPRVALPLRRGCRLVVSCSASSSDAPGGVEFQGRVGFLGLGIMGAPMASNLIKAGCDVTVWNRTKSKCDPLLSLGAKFEASPARVASSCDVTFAMLADPESAAEVACGTNGAAEGMAPGKGYVDVSTVDDVTSKLIGERITSTGASFLEVNFCHHAWYLRKCTSEIHFCLVPETIDMITQGDESLYKRVTPLLDVMGKSRFFLGDVGNGAAMKLVVNMIMGSMMVSFAEGLLLSEKVGLDRNTVIEAISQGAINAPMFSLKGPSMVKASYPTAFPLKHQQKDLRLALALAESVSQPIPTAAAANELYKAAKSLGLANQDFSAVIEALKAKVQSSQQ comes from the exons ATGGCCGCTGCCTTCCTACTCTGCCCCAGGGTGGCACTGCCTCTGCGCAGGGGATGCCGCCTCGTCGTGtcctgctccgcctcctcgtcaG ATGCTCCAGGAGGGGTGGAATTCCAGGGAAGGGTGGGGTTTTTGGGCCTCGGGATCATGGGCGCCCCCATGGCATCCAATCTCATCAAGGCCGG TTGTGATGTGACAGTGTGGAACAGGACCAAGAGCAAGTGCGATCCTCTCCTCAGCCTTGGGGCCAA ATTTGAGGCTTCACCGGCCAGAGTTGCATCATCTTGCGATGTGACCTTTGCAATGCTTGCTGATCCAGAAAGCGCG GCTGAGGTTGCATGTGGAACAAATGGAGCTGCAGAAGGGATGGCCCCAGGGAAAGG GTATGTTGATGTGTCGACGGTCGATGATGTAACATCTAAGTTGATCGGCGAACGTATTACAAGTACTGGGGCATCTTTTCTTGAG GTAAATTTCTGTCACCATGCTTGGTATTTGAGAAAGTGTACTAGTGAAATACATTTTTGCCTGGTACCTGAAACCATCGATATGATCACACAAGGCGATGAATCCCTGTACAAGAGAGTGACACCCCTACTTGACGTCATGGGCAAG TCAAGATTTTTTCTCGGGGATGTTGGAAATGGTGCGGCGATGAAGCTCGTAGTTAATATGATCATGGGGAG CATGATGGTCTCCTTTGCAGAAGGGTTGCTCCTGAGTGAAAAAGTCGGGTTAGACCGGAATACTGTAATCGAG GCTATTTCACAAGGTGCAATCAATGCTCCCATGTTCTCCCTCAAAGGCCCTTCCATGGTTAAAGCTTCATACCCTACCGCCTTTCCCCTGAAACATCAGCAGAAG GATCTGAGGCTGGCTTTGGCCCTTGCAGAATCAGTGTCCCAGCCCATTCCTACTGCCGCGGCTGCTAATGAGCTGTACAAGGCTGCGAAATCGCTCGGCCTCGCCAATCAGGACTTCTCCGCAGTCATTGAGGCGCTCAAGGCAAAAGTGCAGAGTTCGCAGCAGTAG
- the LOC100843460 gene encoding glyoxylate/succinic semialdehyde reductase 2, chloroplastic isoform X2 yields the protein MAAAFLLCPRVALPLRRGCRLVVSCSASSSDAPGGVEFQGRVGFLGLGIMGAPMASNLIKAGCDVTVWNRTKSKCDPLLSLGAKFEASPARVASSCDVTFAMLADPESAAEVACGTNGAAEGMAPGKGYVDVSTVDDVTSKLIGERITSTGASFLEAPVSGSKKPAEDGLLIFLTAGDESLYKRVTPLLDVMGKSRFFLGDVGNGAAMKLVVNMIMGSMMVSFAEGLLLSEKVGLDRNTVIEAISQGAINAPMFSLKGPSMVKASYPTAFPLKHQQKDLRLALALAESVSQPIPTAAAANELYKAAKSLGLANQDFSAVIEALKAKVQSSQQ from the exons ATGGCCGCTGCCTTCCTACTCTGCCCCAGGGTGGCACTGCCTCTGCGCAGGGGATGCCGCCTCGTCGTGtcctgctccgcctcctcgtcaG ATGCTCCAGGAGGGGTGGAATTCCAGGGAAGGGTGGGGTTTTTGGGCCTCGGGATCATGGGCGCCCCCATGGCATCCAATCTCATCAAGGCCGG TTGTGATGTGACAGTGTGGAACAGGACCAAGAGCAAGTGCGATCCTCTCCTCAGCCTTGGGGCCAA ATTTGAGGCTTCACCGGCCAGAGTTGCATCATCTTGCGATGTGACCTTTGCAATGCTTGCTGATCCAGAAAGCGCG GCTGAGGTTGCATGTGGAACAAATGGAGCTGCAGAAGGGATGGCCCCAGGGAAAGG GTATGTTGATGTGTCGACGGTCGATGATGTAACATCTAAGTTGATCGGCGAACGTATTACAAGTACTGGGGCATCTTTTCTTGAG GCTCCAGTTTCAGGCTCGAAAAAGCCAGCAGAAGATGGACTGCTGATCTTTCTTACTGCAG GCGATGAATCCCTGTACAAGAGAGTGACACCCCTACTTGACGTCATGGGCAAG TCAAGATTTTTTCTCGGGGATGTTGGAAATGGTGCGGCGATGAAGCTCGTAGTTAATATGATCATGGGGAG CATGATGGTCTCCTTTGCAGAAGGGTTGCTCCTGAGTGAAAAAGTCGGGTTAGACCGGAATACTGTAATCGAG GCTATTTCACAAGGTGCAATCAATGCTCCCATGTTCTCCCTCAAAGGCCCTTCCATGGTTAAAGCTTCATACCCTACCGCCTTTCCCCTGAAACATCAGCAGAAG GATCTGAGGCTGGCTTTGGCCCTTGCAGAATCAGTGTCCCAGCCCATTCCTACTGCCGCGGCTGCTAATGAGCTGTACAAGGCTGCGAAATCGCTCGGCCTCGCCAATCAGGACTTCTCCGCAGTCATTGAGGCGCTCAAGGCAAAAGTGCAGAGTTCGCAGCAGTAG